The DNA window gtctggagtttgattacagggcAGGAGGTCCTTACACTACTATTCGTTCTCATTCTCGTtgttatctgtctgtctctctgtttccctttcaaataaataaatgagtaaataaataaatttttaaaaagcaaagcccagggggctgggaagatggcttagaggttaagtcactGACTTGCGAACCCTAAAGACCCAaggtcgattctccaggtcctatgtaagccagatgcacatggtggcacatgtgtctggagtttgtttgcaatagctagaggccctggcgcacccattctcactcattctctatctttctcttccctctctctatctcaaacaaataaaaaaataaaataaaaaatatctttcaaaactgaaaaaaaaagcaaagccttGTTTAAAATTTAGGCAATTGCTaggtctggtggtgcatgcctttaatccctgtactccagaggcaggggtaggaggatcaccgtgagtttgatgccaccctgagactacacagagaattccaggtcagcctggactagagtgaaaccctacctcagaaaaaacaaaaaacaaaaaacaaaaaacaaaaaaagacataaaatttaGGCAATCATAactaaaatctaaaaatataaatatattaacttAATAATAAAAGTAGCATGTTTTGCAGTTTGTATTATATTGAAAAATTGGAGAACTAAAACAGATAAATAATAATTTCAGAGAATTTATTCTTTTCATGTCAGTTTTCCTTATATATCCTCTATTATTTAAATGCACTTTATAGCttttattcaaaaataataattttcttaatattcatttgCTTATATCAacacatttattaaatattttgatagtctttaatttttgtttatttttaatatataattatcaTCATAGTAGTAAAATGTGCATACTTACCACTATATGTTCCATGCCCTGAAAAATTCTCTGAACATTCAATATTGACATGACAAGAATGAACTGAAACACATGAAAATGTGCAAGCATTTATTTCTACCTATAAATGAGATACTCTACATTTGAACTACACTAAGATCCTTTAGAATATCTTCACACAGAATTAATTATTGCTTAGTATTAGCCAAGTGTTTATTtggaccaaaataaaataatatttaataaatcaTAGTTATCAGTGGATAACAGTATTGTTACAGTTCTATTTTTCCTATAATatgcttatatatacatatatttcagtATAGTAATTTTTACACTGTAAATATATGTAGTGCAAAATGACTGATTAATAtttgttttgtaaaaataaaatataaatagaatgttcatagtttctttatttttatttttttttactttttatttttttttaaagctagcttttttttaaaaaattttatttttattttttatttatttatttgagagcgacagacagagaaagacagatagagggagagagagagaatgggcgcaccagggcttccagcctctgcaaacaaactccagacgcgtgcgcccccttgtgcatctggctaacgtgggacctggggaaccgagcttcgaaccgaggtccttaggcttcacaggcaagcgcttaactgctaagccatctctccagcccttttttttaaaaatttttttttgtttattttttaaaattttatttatttatttgagagcaacagacagagagagagagaggaagagagagagagaatgagcgcgccagggcttccagccactgtaaacgaactccagacgcatgcacccccttgtgcatctggctaacgtgggtcctggggaatcgagcctcgaaccggggtccttaggcttcacagggaagcacttaaccgctaagccatctctcaagcctttatttttaattaattcttaaatttgcatattttcatcctatgaattaaaaataagctAGAAAGTACAGATTGTCTATTTAAGATGAAAAAattgggttggagggatagctCTGCTAttatggcacttacctgcaaaaccaaagaatctgGATGAgattccccagtgttcacataagctaggtgcacaaggtggcacatgaatctggattttgtttgaagtggctagaggccttggttgCCATCatatctttctcttctctctctctcaaataaagaaataaataaatgaataaaagtcaCATGAGTGCAAAcagattattttaatatttttgaaaaacatgtAGTTCTTTATCTATGTTGTATGATGGCTCTGTACTTAAACAAAATGTCCTATCAAGGAGAAAGCTTTCAAAAATGGCAGAAATATATTAAGTGTCTCAtaacaataaaattttacaaCATTTGAATAAATTTTACAAAGATGAAGATTTGGAGAAATATCACAATAGTAGTGTACTCACCTCATTTGCATGAGGCTATAGGCCTCAGGTTTCAACTCAGTACagtatagaaaagaaaggaaattgacAAACATATCTTtataaatatcatatattttaGTATGTCTTAATAGTCCCTGGAATCATGTTCCTATTTATTACCTTCtaattttagtattgtttttaGACACAGACATGACAAAACTGTGAAAAAATAAGTAGGTGTGggggctggaaatgtagctcagttgttaaatTACCTACGTAGTATTCTCAGAATCCTGAGTTGaatcccagtaccacataaaacacTAGAGGCAAAAcatcatcccagtactcaggatatGGAGATATAAGAATCAGAAGTCCAGTGTCATTCTTGGCTAAgcagtgagttggaggtcagctttGCCTACATAATaacttgtcttaaaaaaatgACTGAATAGATCAAAAATATATACTAAGATTTCTTCTATCTGTTTATGAAGGAGCTAAATAAGACATCAATAACTGATACCTGTTTCATGTTAgcatcttttatatattttatgttgaaATTGTGTTAGAGAATTTTTAATTGTGTGTTCCAAatgttactctctctctctctccccacatatATTTTCTCATAAGTAGTTAAGTGACAGAAAAATTAagattattttctgtttattccaACCCCTCAAAATATTGAATGTGACACTGGACATATATTTCTCTGAGAAACTATCAATATTATTCCTGTATCAGCTAGAAGCAAGACATCTACTTATCTATATAGGACTTATCTTACTAGAGTTGGAGaatggactattttttttttttttataaattacacATTCTGTAAATGTTTGGCCTGTAGAGAAATAGGTACTTTATCTTGTTCTCATTTCTGATTTGATGTTCCAGCATGTGAATTTAAGTCTATTttgatttatctttttaaaaaattaataaagagggctggagagatggcttagcggttaagtgcttgcctatgaagcctaaggaccccagtttgaggctcggttccccaggacccacattagccagatgcacaaggtggcgcacgtgtctggagtttgtttgcagtggttggaggccctggcagcccattcttagtctctctctctgcctctttctctctctgtctgtcactctcaaataaataaacgaaaatattttaaaaaaaattaataaagaggctagggagatagctcagtgtgtaAGAGCACTTGATATaaaatcatgaggacctgaattctacCCTCAGCACCCATACAAACATCTAGgttacacatgcctgtaatcctagtgctgaggtGAGTGAAGATGAGAGGAACTAGGAGCCTCCCTGGTCAGACAGCTTAACTGAAAAAATGAAGATCTTAGGTTCTTTGAGAAACTTTGACTCAGGGAAATAAAGTAGTATTGTGATAAAAGGTGTCACTCAAGGTCcctctgtggcctccacatgcatgtgcatacggcatgtgcatctacacacCAACATGTACATACAGTGCTTATAGgcaccacatactacacacacaaacacacgaacACACCCCAAAATGTTAACAAAGAGTGTGATATTAATCTCCAATGAAATTCCATTTTTATCTACTTGACTGAATAATAGAAGTTCATATTCTAACtagaatttgtttattttcttcatctgTCAAAAGGTTCAGTTACTTTTATTAGACATGATTACTTAATTTCTTGGATAAAAATTTCATAGTTCCTGTCTATTCTTGCTAGTAAGAGtgaatcttagggctggagagattgattagcagggaaggtgtttgcttgtaaagcaaaaagactcaggtttgattctccaagacccttgtaaaccagatgcatgaggtgggacatacatctgggcttcatttgcaatggctggaggccatgaagcacccatgttctctctctctctctttccttctttctgtctctccctctctctcaaataaataaatgaaaacataaaaataattcatcATAGAGACAAGAAATCAAcagtaaaacaatattttaattcattttgagtAACCCTAGGTGTTTCAATTATACTTTCATATAAGATGAAAGCTTAGTGGCAATTCTTTGTAAATTCCTGTACACTCCTTTTGAACATTTTAGTAATTTATACAATAAGTtacattcataaaacaaaactatattgttaaaaataaaatggccaggcatggtggtgcacacttttaatcctagcatttgagatgcagacttaggaggatcactgtgggttcaaggccagcctatgactacgcagtgaattccaggacagcctgggctaatatgagactgtacctcaaaaaactaaaaattaattaaataaataaataataaataaaatgatcataATAACTTAGTCAACATCTCAATATACTTGAACCCACAATATGGTATTTGAATGGTAGAAATATTCATGATCTTAACATGGAATGGCATTCATTTCATTCAGAAAATGAAGTAAATGTAAAACTTGGCTGATATGTTTGTTAATTTTGGAGCAATATCTGTGACATTAAACCCTTCCATATCTAACATTGCTGAAGTATATATATGTCAATCAGGAGGATTCTATTACATTTTCAGCTGTCATTCTTTCCTATCAGCCACAGTAACTCTGACaatattttgatatattaaaGTAGCTTTTTTTGAGTGGACAACTTGTTACAAAAGTAAATTTAAGGACAAAGATTATATTTGGTTCTATTGTAAACACAAGGTGGCCTATTATTTAGCTTCCCATTAGAACATTCTAGCTcttagtggggtgtggtggcacatgcctttaatcccagtactcaagaagcagagaagtaggtaggagaagtgctgtgagtttgaagccagcctgatacTATATACTAAGttacacatcagcctggactagagtgaaactctatcttgagaaacaaagaaaaagagaactttTTAGCTCTTGTTTTAATGATGTACTCTTTGTTTGATGTGGGGCCATTGCATGCCTGCACTTGATACTATGGCAACACTAATTACTATCCATgttcaaataaaataatctttttgtacaaaatattatgtttattattacaATCATTTACAAATTAAAATTCCCACAGAACATCTAGGATAACTCATGCTTTCCAAGTATCTGTAGAGGTTAATAAATTGCTAGTGAGTGCAGTACTAGTGTTAGGCATAGTTGAGACTTAGAACTAGAAACTACTGGCATCTCTTTCTCATCTTAttctactgttcttttttttgtttgtttgttttgtttttgagataggtacatactctagcccaggatgacctggaattcactatgttatctcagggtaaTCTCGAAATCACTGAAGATTATATAAACTGGAGATTCTCCTGGTGACAGAATATGGCATAAAGCAATCAATAATTCATTGTCTACATATTTAAGTATTATTGTACAGAGACCCAAGTTAAATATTGTGTCATTTCATGTTTTCCAGGGTCAAAACATTTTTGGGCTCGATGTCATTGAAACGCCAGAAGGGGATAAGATGCCACAGCTGATTGTCCAAAAGGAGTTAGATAGAGAAGAAAAGGATACCTATGTGATGAAAGTAAAGGTCGAAGATGGTGGCTTTCCTCAAAGATCCAGTACAGctattttgcaagtaagtgtaGCTGATACAAATGACAACCAGCCAATCTTCACAGAGCAGGAAATTGAAGTCAGTATACCAGAAAATGCTCCTGTAGGCTCTTCAGTGACACAGCTACATGCCACAGATGCTGACATAGGTGAAAATGCCAGGATTCATTTCTATTTTAGCAATCTAATCTCCAACATTGCCAAGAGATTGTTTCACCTTAACACCACTACCGGACTTATCACTGTCAAAGAACCCCTGGATAGAGAAGAATCACCAAGCCACAAGTTACTAGTTTTGGCCAGTGATGGTGGATCGATGCCAGCAAGAGCCATGGTATTGGTAAATGTTACTGATGTCAATGATAATGTTCCATCAATTGACATAAGATACATTGTCAATCCAACCAATGGTACTGTGCTCCTTTCAGAGAATGCTCCACTAAACACCAAAATTGCTCTAATAACTGTGATGGATAAAGATTCTGACCACAATGGTAGGGTGACATGCTTCACAGATCATGAAGTCCCTTTCAGATTAAGGCCAGTATTTAGTAATCAGTTCCTTTTGGAGACTGCCGCATTTCTTGACTATGAGTCCACAAGAGAATATGCCATTAAGTTATTGGCAGCTGATGCAGGAAAACCACCTTTGAATCAGTCATCCATGCTCCTCATCAAAGTCAAAGATGAAAATGACAATGCTCCCATTTTCACTCAGCCCTTCATAAGTCTTTCTGTCCCTGAGAATAACTCTCCTGGGACCCAGTTGACAAAAATCAGTGCAACTGATGCAGACAGTGGACGGAATGCTGAAATCAGCTACATGCTGGGTATTGATGCACCACCTGAATTCAACCTGGATCGCCGCACAGGCATTCTGACTGCAGTGAAGAAACTAGATagggagaaacaggaaaaatattatttcacaGTCCTGGCAAAAGATAATGGAATTCCACCGTTAATGACCAATGCCTCAGTTTTCTTGACTGTCCTTGATCAAAATGATAATAGCCCAATTTTCACTCACAATGAGTACAACTTCTATGTCCCTGAAAACCTTCCAAGACATGGCACAGTAGGATTAATCACTGTGACAGATCCTGATTATGGAGAGAATTCTGCAGTCACTCTCTCCATTTTAGATGTGAAAGATGAGTTCACCATTGATCCACAGACTGGTGTCATTAGGCCAAATAtttcatttgatagagaaaaacaaGAATCTTACACTTTCTATGTAAAGGCAGAGGATGGTGGTCGTGTATCACGTTCTTCAATGGCTAAAGTCACCATAAATGTGGTTGATGTCAATGACAACAAACCAGTTTTTGTTGTCCCTCCTTCCAACTACTCCTTTGAATTAGTTCTGCCATCAACTAACCCAGGCACAGTTGTCTTCAAGGTAGTGGCCATTGATAATGACACTGGCATGAATGCAGAGGTTCATTACAGCATGGTGGGGGGAAATACAAAAGGACTCTTTATGATTGACCAAACAACAGGTAACATCACACTGAAGGAGAAATGTGTTGTTGCAGATCTTGGTTTACACAAGCTGATAATCAAAGCTCAGGACTTAGGACAACCTGATTCTCTCTTCAATGTGATAATTGTCAATCTATTTGTGAACGAGACCGTGACCAATGCAACACTTATTCATGAATTGGTGCGCAAAAGCATTGAAGCACCAGTGACCCAAAGTACTGAGATAGCTGATGCATCCTCACCAACCAGTGACTATGTCAAGATTATGGTGGCCATTGTGGCTGGTACCATAACTGTAATTCTAGTGATTTTCATCACTGCTGTAGTAAGATGTCGTCAATCTCCACACCTTAAGgcttctcagaaaaacaaacagaattctGAATGGGTTACTCCAAACCCAGAAAACAGacaaatgatgatgatgaagaaaaagaagaaaaagaagaagaagcatgcCCCTAAGAACTTGCTTCTTAACTTTGTTACTATAGAAGAAGCAAAGACAGATGATGCTGACAATGACAGAAACAGTGTTACATTAGACCTCCCCATTGAGCTTGAAGAGCAAACCATGGGCAAATACAACTGGGGCACTACACCTTCTACCTTTAAGCCTGACAGCCCTGATTTGGCTCGCCACTATAAATCTGCTTCTCCTCAGCCTACCTTCCAGATCCAGCCGGAAACTCCCCTGAATTCCAAGCACCACATCATCCAAGAACTGCCTCTTGATAACACTTTCGTAGGCTGTGATTCCATCTCCAAGTGTTCTTCCAGCAGTTCTGATCCCTACAGCATCTCTGAGTGTAGTTATCCAGTGACAACCTTCAAGACCCCTGTGTCTGTGCATACCAGACCGGTAGGTAAAGCAAGTTTCTAAGTAAaatttctaacattttatttttttattcttttcagctTATATAGGAATTGAACAGTCAGTTGACTTTGAAGAAGCATCAAACCATGGCATTGTACAGAAATATCTGAATAGATCTAAGGATTCATTTAAAACTGGTAGAAAATCAgaacaagggatggagagatggcttaccagccaagttgtttgcctgtgaaccccacgtaagccagatgtacaaggggcacatgcatctggcatttgtttgcaatagctagaggcctggatacacctattctctctctctctttctctctttctatgtcttaaataattaaaaaaaataaaataaagaaaatcattttaagaaacagaacaaaatgacTACTGAGTATATGATAGTTGGGCATGGACTGATGGTGATAGTCTGTTGATGGCAGTATGATACTTCGTGCTAGAGAAAATACTGGAAAACCTCCCTTCCCTTGCAGCACTTTCCTTCTTATCACTGTGTACATGAAGAACAGGAAAGCCAGATTACATACCTTATAGGAAATCTTTTAGAATGGATAAGCAACTTTTAATACCAGTGATTATGAGAACCTCAGCTACACTTGGTAAAATCTGTGGCAGTCCTGGAGAATTCAATATTCACCAACGTGTCCCCTTCTTGACACCACACTATGCCACCAGATTTCCACAagtaaaagttttcttttcagattaAGACTCAAGGTTATGTTGGTTCACCAAGCCTGTATTCACATGGCATAGGACAAATTGGATTAGAAAACTGAGACATCCTGACTCTCCTCTTCCACCAAGATAATGAAATGTATACAAggtctttattttatataaagagTTAAGTATTTGCATACTTATGCAAGGTATTCAGGGCCCTTTAGGAGGCATTCTTAAGAGGTAATAActtttagaaaatggaaaatgtttgCTTTCTCTAATGGGCACAAAGGGAAATAATAGCATAATAAGATGCAAGAAATCTGTGcataataaattaaaatccaATACATTCATAAAAGTAAGGGTTTATACATTGGAGAGTTTCATTTGCATTCCATAGTGAAATAAGTACAAATTTGTCTAGTAATTCATAAGCAAATTAAATAAGTATGTTATTTCCCTTATAAAATTAAGTGATGaaacttctctttattttttttctcaaaaaccaTAACCATTCTCCATGTTGACTTTATTAGGACTGTGTAACTCTTACAAAATTATTAATTGCAGTTCCAgtgaaacaaaaaaacattttaatagctTATTCACATTTAAAGTAAGCGTTATAAAGTGAAAATCAGGTAGATTCCTCCTTGCCACATTATAGATACTAAAGATTTCCAGATTCAAGATAATAGTTCAAATAATTGACCATAATGTTTGAAATGATTtcataaaggaagaaaatataaggaCATGGAAAATTAAATGATGAAATAAAACTGACCATTTCCTTTAGTTACATAGTAAATGTAAGACATTAATTCAACAGTGGAAGCATTTTTTGTTGAAATTGATTGAATTGTTAAATGATACTGTCTCATCTCTATGTGAAGTTTCTGCTATGCTATCAATGAGTTTATAGCACCATAGTTATTTCTATACTTTGAATGAGTTGCATTAGTCTATACGTTGGTGAATCTTAGATGAATGACAAATGTAATAGATAACTAACATCTTCTCAGTTGTGTTTTTGGTTACATGTAAACATTGAAAGTGTACTCCCATTTTTCCATTCTTATcagtattattttgtttattggaaTAATTTTTTCAACATAAAATATAGATAATGTTTTATGTATGTTTCATATTATGAAACTATTTTATTGGGTTAAATTTATgaagtgtttttatttaatatctgAAGGATGAGATTTGTGCATTACAATTTACAGATCAGGTCAATAAATGACTAAAGAAAATTCTTATTATAACTGAGAGCAAAGACCTATTTTATGAATATAAGAATTTTACCTGAGTATATGAATATACAAATAACCAGGGACAGATGAAGGAGAACATTATATATTATTCAAATTccctcatctttttattttcttttaagtttagaaagaattttattatagagtttaagagaagaaaacaaggaaggaCTCCTTTATGACAGGTGAGGGTCTTCAGAGATAGGAAGGAGAACCACATTAAAGTCAGTAAAGAAGAAAGTTCCCAAGTGGGAGGGTTCCCAGGTggagaaaatttatttatatttttatatgttgttATTACTTAGAAGTCAATGAGACCTCTCTTAACTCATTCTCATAGCAACACATTTAAAGAAAGTTTTCCTAACATAAGACAAATGGATTCATGGGTAAATCAAAATATGAAAGGTGAATGCTAATGTGAATGAGTTATTGGTTATTACCAGTGTGTTGATAAAGCATCTATTGTAGAAACAGTAAACTGCCAAATGAAACTCTACATCTGAAGAGTACATGGCATATTGAGgcaatattttgtatatattgtgGAAGTGTAGAACATGGACTTTAAAAAGaatctataaatttccttctattAATGTCTTCCAATTTACAGGGTTTTATTTGATtgttatgaaaatatgaaaaataattggtataaataataatttagaaTTAATTTAGATTAATCAATTAAACTAATTTAGATTTAGTTTCCTTAATTTTCACAAAAATGGGATGTACTATTGAAAACAAAGCCTTGGATAATTTAGCTCTTCCATTAAAATAGTGTGAAAACTATGCAGTTACAGTAAAGAGAAAAATTAgaatgaaaatgtcatttttgttatttctatATACTTTTCAATGTAACATTGATTCCACAATCTGTATTTGAATATGTGAATTCAAATTTAGCATGCTTGGCAAATAAGACTCCTAGCACAAAACCGTATGATTTTGGTAATGTGTTATTTTTCTTGCCCTAGACTGGTTCCAGGACATCAACTATTGAACTCTGCAGTAAAATATAACTTTCTAGGATAGCATAGTTTCCTTTTTCCCAAATTATTTCAGTGATCTGTGAATTCAACATTTGTCTAAGATCATACATTTGTCATTTGAGTTTCCCAATATAAAGGCAAGCAAATCAAACTGAATCCTTAAAAATAGTCTCACATAACCTTGTGCTTTCTTTAACAATAAactggcaattgaaaattaaaactgaattAAAATTCATGAAAGATACAATACATTGCCATAGTGGCTCTCTCTTGCAGTCTCTTCTTGCTGTATTAACAGCTTTCAGGTAATATAATGATATCTTTGAGTACACACAAATAGTTGGTGTGTCAATCATGAAATATGAAACTACTCACGCTGTATGATTGCTGAGGAGTTTAAACATAATCTCCAGGAATTTGTAAATGAAGCTGTACTATCCAAACTTCCCTCTGAAAGGTAAACAGGGCAAGATAATATTttaaggcaaacaaacaaaccccataaaacaaGTATATATTCCACTACATTGGAAGTATGTACTTGTATAGTGTTACTTAGGAAACCATCATAATCATATACAacttgctttaaaaattatttgaatgaTATAGTATACTATTTTTGAGTCTTCATGTTGATTATAGTCACATTGTTCTACTATCCTAATCATTAATCATTTTTAATGAAATCATGCTTTCTTCTATAAACATTTAACACAGAAAAAAGTTCTTATTGTCAGTaggaaaatgttaattttttcatACTTCCTATTTCAATGTTTCTCATAGCACAAAATATAATTCCAATCTTATCATAgtggaaaaaaaatactgagagtATTtcaaaaagtttatattttaatttaaaaaaatacttcagaaACACAGGAAACACTGGAGTAACATTTAAAtagactttttatttctttgtcattcaattattaaatatgtacataattTCTTTGAGTAATTTGCCATTTCTACTTTACTCACTTTACAGTGCTTTGAGTAATTTTCAATACAAATAACTGAATGCCTCAAATTGGGTACACATTATATTTCATGAAGAAAGAATAATGTTTTCCAATTTTATTCCATGTTCTTAAAACTGCTTTTGATTTACTAATAagataattcatatatatatatatatatatatatatatatatatgtgtgtgtgtgtgtgtgtgtgtgtgtgtgtgtaaaaacaaTATCTTGATACAAAATAAAGGTATAAAGGACCCTCACACTCATGGCATAACATACattttaattcaaattttaattttgtataattGTACCTTGAAAGATGTAAATATGTGTCTATGTGCATACATTCGCATTTGTGTTTCATTTGAAAGATTccttgatggggctggagagatggcttcgtagttaaggcacttggctgcaaagcctaaggacctaggttcaattctccaggtcccacgtaagccaggtgcacatggtggcgcatgcatctggagtttgtttgcagtggctggaggccctcgtatgcccattctctccctctctctctctctctctctctctctctctctctctctgtttctttctcctctttctgaaataaacacattaaaatatttaaaaaaagattctttgATGGAAAGTTACTTTGAAGATAGTCATGCTCTATTTAGCATTTCAAGTTAATGTTCTTGAATATTTagggaatatttttaaaactatgactCTCTCAGAATGTAACTTCTGTGATAAAGGAACTTTTAAATTCATTTCTACTCAGTTTCTTGTGCAAAACTATTTAGCTATATAGGACAATGATGGTTGAGGTTTAATAGGATTTTAAATAGGTGAAAATAGATTCTGCTTTTGATTACTAACTAACCACAATCTATATATTCCTTAGTTTCTTTTGGGGGAATATTTAAATttcagaacagaacagaaagcaTTGAAAGTATCTTTCCTCAAAAGCCAAAGAGGAGAATGGTTTGAATCTACTTTTTTCCTTCTTAGCAGTTGGTA is part of the Jaculus jaculus isolate mJacJac1 chromosome X, mJacJac1.mat.Y.cur, whole genome shotgun sequence genome and encodes:
- the Pcdh11x gene encoding protocadherin-11 X-linked isoform X4, coding for MDLLSGTYIFAVLLACVVFQSGAQEKNYTVREEMPENVLIGDLLKDLNLSLIPDKSLTSPMQFKLVYKTGDVPLIRIEEGTGEIFTTGARIDREKLCAGIILDARCFYEVEVAVLPDEIFRLVKIRFLIEDINDNAPLFPATVINISIPENSAINSRYSLPAAIDPDIGINGVQNYHLIKGQNIFGLDVIETPEGDKMPQLIVQKELDREEKDTYVMKVKVEDGGFPQRSSTAILQVSVADTNDNQPIFTEQEIEVSIPENAPVGSSVTQLHATDADIGENARIHFYFSNLISNIAKRLFHLNTTTGLITVKEPLDREESPSHKLLVLASDGGSMPARAMVLVNVTDVNDNVPSIDIRYIVNPTNGTVLLSENAPLNTKIALITVMDKDSDHNGRVTCFTDHEVPFRLRPVFSNQFLLETAAFLDYESTREYAIKLLAADAGKPPLNQSSMLLIKVKDENDNAPIFTQPFISLSVPENNSPGTQLTKISATDADSGRNAEISYMLGIDAPPEFNLDRRTGILTAVKKLDREKQEKYYFTVLAKDNGIPPLMTNASVFLTVLDQNDNSPIFTHNEYNFYVPENLPRHGTVGLITVTDPDYGENSAVTLSILDVKDEFTIDPQTGVIRPNISFDREKQESYTFYVKAEDGGRVSRSSMAKVTINVVDVNDNKPVFVVPPSNYSFELVLPSTNPGTVVFKVVAIDNDTGMNAEVHYSMVGGNTKGLFMIDQTTGNITLKEKCVVADLGLHKLIIKAQDLGQPDSLFNVIIVNLFVNETVTNATLIHELVRKSIEAPVTQSTEIADASSPTSDYVKIMVAIVAGTITVILVIFITAVVRCRQSPHLKASQKNKQNSEWVTPNPENRQMMMMKKKKKKKKKHAPKNLLLNFVTIEEAKTDDADNDRNSVTLDLPIELEEQTMGKYNWGTTPSTFKPDSPDLARHYKSASPQPTFQIQPETPLNSKHHIIQELPLDNTFVGCDSISKCSSSSSDPYSISECSYPVTTFKTPVSVHTRPQMKEVVRSCTPMKEATTVEIWTHPQPQSQRRVTFHLPEGSQESISDGGVGNHDTGSLPSTSHALPLGYPQEEYFDHAAPNNRTEGDGNSDPESTAEITVQPTVEEASDNCTQECLILGHSDACWMPASLTHASPPHAQTSALCHSSPRTQASARPCSPPVTQTIVLCHSPPVTQTIALCHSPPGAQASALHHSPPLPQATSLHQSPPPAQASALRYSPPPAQGAAIHHSPPLQVAVLHHSHAQPPMGLQQGWVQGAGADGLRSLDQGVQGGTRVQFYTMSERLHPSDDSIKVIPLTTFTSGQQARPSRGDSPIMEEHPL